In the Gasterosteus aculeatus chromosome X, fGasAcu3.hap1.1, whole genome shotgun sequence genome, one interval contains:
- the LOC144383623 gene encoding uncharacterized protein LOC144383623 isoform X1 — MMPSISVTQLFLLSALLHITTSLPVREEEEVEAFLTQVGQLNAWSPSRMNSANALLEAGLRRLLSAGLDRRRQLGDIEFSNRYAEFLRSKAKHNSICAFLRRMQSVRRSGAGGDSEKVNLLLKQYMCPSVYDSWPTDL; from the exons ATGATGCCATCAATTAGTGTGACTCAGCTCTTCCTGCTGTCGGCCCTCCTCCACATCACCACATCCCTTCCTGTCAG ggaagaagaagaggtggaggcTTTCCTGACTCAGGTCGGACAGCTAAACGCGTGGTCTCCGTCCAGAATGAACTCCGCCAATGCTCTGCTTGAGGCCGGACTCAG GCGGCTGCTGTCGGCCGGTCTGGACCGCCGGAGGCAGCTGGGAGACATTGAGTTCTCCAACAGGTACGCAGAGTTCCTGCGATCCAAAGCCAAACACAACTCCATCTGCGCCTTCCTGCGCCGCATGCAGAGCGtcaggaggag CGGCGCAGGGGGAGACTCGGAGAAGGTGAACCTGCTGCTGAAACAGTACATGTGTCCTTCCGTCTACGACAGCTGGCCGACCGACCTGTAG
- the LOC144383623 gene encoding uncharacterized protein LOC144383623 isoform X2 has product MMPSISVTQLFLLSALLHITTSLPVREEEEVEAFLTQVGQLNAWSPSRMNSANALLEAGLRRLLSAGLDRRRQLGDIEFSNSGAGGDSEKVNLLLKQYMCPSVYDSWPTDL; this is encoded by the exons ATGATGCCATCAATTAGTGTGACTCAGCTCTTCCTGCTGTCGGCCCTCCTCCACATCACCACATCCCTTCCTGTCAG ggaagaagaagaggtggaggcTTTCCTGACTCAGGTCGGACAGCTAAACGCGTGGTCTCCGTCCAGAATGAACTCCGCCAATGCTCTGCTTGAGGCCGGACTCAG GCGGCTGCTGTCGGCCGGTCTGGACCGCCGGAGGCAGCTGGGAGACATTGAGTTCTCCAACAG CGGCGCAGGGGGAGACTCGGAGAAGGTGAACCTGCTGCTGAAACAGTACATGTGTCCTTCCGTCTACGACAGCTGGCCGACCGACCTGTAG